One region of candidate division KSB1 bacterium genomic DNA includes:
- a CDS encoding transposase, protein MFSTEHACRDTIKKNFFYRFLSHRRAEIFRDQDYTALYCSNNGRTSVPPSVLTAACVLQNYDRLSDAETVARATYDVRRAVALGTELGEQPLCPPQGLSQEQGNESGDGHHPRKCRSAGFQPACRQDVCATFSS, encoded by the coding sequence TTGTTCAGTACTGAGCATGCCTGTCGCGACACAATCAAAAAGAATTTCTTCTATCGCTTCTTATCCCACCGGCGTGCGGAGATTTTTCGTGATCAAGATTATACTGCTTTGTATTGTTCCAACAACGGCCGCACCAGCGTTCCGCCCAGTGTGTTGACGGCAGCCTGTGTGCTGCAAAACTATGATCGCCTCAGTGATGCGGAAACCGTAGCGCGCGCCACCTATGACGTGCGCCGGGCCGTGGCCTTGGGTACCGAGCTGGGCGAACAACCGTTATGCCCGCCACAAGGGTTATCTCAAGAACAAGGGAATGAAAGTGGCGATGGACATCACCCACGAAAATGCCGTAGCGCAGGCTTCCAGCCTGCATGCAGACAAGATGTCTGCGCTACATTTTCATCGTGA